The following proteins come from a genomic window of Candidatus Parvarchaeota archaeon:
- a CDS encoding RtcB family protein → MKKISEAVWELEKEGDMNVPGLIFATDELFPSVGRDRTINQLKNVAKLPGIVKNAILMPDGHEGYGFPIGGVAAFDPDEGGVVSPGGIGYDINCGVRLIRTGLPLGQVRPKLRELVNLLFKNVPSGVGAKGRMRLEKSEFEYAVTQGAQFALEKGMARKEDLLSCEEYGKIDGADPTVVSDMAKKRGTPQFGTLGAGNHFLELQAIEQIGADSKTQKAAKAFGLEKGEVVVMIHCGSRGFGHQICDDYLRVMLRASEKYGINLPDRELCCAPLDSKEADEYFKAMKCAVNFAFCNRQVMTHWVRESFDSVFGSPTSDGIGVVYDVCHNIAKYESHQVDGKTRRLCVHRKGATRAFVAGRKEIPDIYRSIGQPVLIPGSMGTASYVLVGKKKGMELSWGSSCHGAGRAMSRKAAIESMGHRDIAGELAAKGIIVKATQPRLVAEEAPAAYKDVDQVVKSVEAAGISDIVARLVPIGVVKG, encoded by the coding sequence TCGGAGGCTGTATGGGAGCTTGAAAAGGAAGGGGACATGAACGTTCCTGGCCTTATTTTTGCAACCGACGAGCTTTTCCCGTCAGTCGGGCGGGACAGGACAATCAACCAGCTCAAAAACGTGGCAAAGCTTCCGGGGATTGTGAAAAACGCGATACTGATGCCAGATGGGCACGAGGGCTACGGCTTTCCAATCGGCGGGGTTGCGGCGTTTGACCCTGATGAAGGGGGCGTGGTCTCCCCAGGCGGGATAGGGTATGATATAAATTGTGGCGTGCGGCTTATTCGGACCGGCCTGCCACTTGGCCAGGTCAGGCCAAAGCTGCGCGAGCTTGTTAACCTGCTTTTCAAAAACGTCCCGTCCGGGGTTGGCGCCAAGGGCAGGATGAGGCTTGAAAAAAGCGAGTTTGAATATGCAGTCACGCAAGGGGCCCAGTTTGCCCTGGAAAAAGGCATGGCGCGCAAGGAGGATTTACTGTCCTGTGAGGAATACGGAAAAATTGACGGGGCAGACCCGACAGTTGTCTCTGACATGGCAAAAAAGAGGGGCACCCCGCAATTTGGCACCCTTGGCGCAGGCAACCATTTTCTGGAACTGCAGGCAATAGAGCAGATTGGGGCAGACTCGAAAACCCAAAAAGCTGCAAAGGCCTTTGGCCTTGAAAAAGGGGAAGTTGTGGTGATGATACACTGCGGCTCAAGGGGATTTGGGCACCAGATTTGCGATGATTACCTGCGCGTAATGCTTCGCGCCTCTGAAAAGTACGGAATAAACCTACCTGACCGGGAACTTTGCTGCGCCCCTCTTGACTCGAAGGAGGCTGACGAATATTTCAAGGCAATGAAATGCGCAGTTAACTTCGCCTTTTGCAATCGGCAGGTTATGACGCACTGGGTGCGCGAATCGTTTGACTCGGTTTTTGGCAGCCCCACAAGCGATGGGATTGGCGTTGTCTACGACGTGTGCCATAATATTGCAAAATACGAAAGCCACCAGGTTGATGGCAAGACAAGGCGGCTTTGCGTGCACCGCAAGGGCGCAACAAGGGCGTTTGTTGCAGGCAGGAAGGAAATTCCCGACATTTACAGGTCAATTGGCCAACCGGTTTTGATTCCAGGTTCCATGGGAACAGCCTCCTACGTGCTTGTGGGAAAGAAAAAGGGCATGGAGCTTTCATGGGGCTCGTCGTGCCATGGGGCAGGCAGGGCAATGTCAAGAAAGGCGGCAATAGAGTCAATGGGGCACAGGGACATTGCAGGCGAGCTTGCTGCAAAAGGGATAATCGTCAAGGCAACGCAGCCGCGGCTTGTTGCCGAAGAGGCGCCTGCAGCATACAAGGATGTTGACCAGGTTGTAAAGTCTGTCGAGGCGGCAGGCATTTCGGACATTGTTGCAAGGCTTGTCCCAATAGGCGTTGTAAAAGGTTGA